The following coding sequences are from one Limnobacter sp. SAORIC-580 window:
- a CDS encoding DUF305 domain-containing protein, which translates to MHHPFQASRRKRALFVLCAAIVLAAFGFYAYKLSEKSANTVNPIDSGFARSMLLHHAQAIQMSMMMRGAASPEIQALAQSIIMKQTREMGVMEGWLTAWNEPVMVDGPPMAWVENATNVRHLDDQLYQAQCKADGGAMAGVATPEQLEQLKNANGIEKEVLFLELMLAHHRAAIPMAWFANRNGETSLVKALASAMIRDQGMEIGWIQLKLQQLKKS; encoded by the coding sequence ATGCACCACCCCTTTCAGGCCTCAAGGCGCAAACGCGCCCTGTTTGTATTGTGCGCCGCCATTGTACTGGCGGCCTTTGGTTTTTACGCTTACAAACTCTCGGAAAAATCGGCCAACACAGTCAACCCGATCGACTCGGGATTCGCAAGAAGCATGCTGCTGCACCACGCGCAGGCCATTCAAATGTCGATGATGATGCGCGGTGCCGCTTCACCTGAAATTCAGGCTTTGGCGCAATCCATCATCATGAAACAAACCCGTGAAATGGGTGTAATGGAAGGCTGGCTAACAGCCTGGAACGAACCCGTGATGGTGGATGGCCCACCCATGGCCTGGGTTGAAAATGCCACCAACGTGCGCCACCTGGACGATCAGCTTTATCAGGCCCAATGCAAGGCCGATGGCGGTGCCATGGCCGGTGTGGCCACACCCGAACAACTTGAACAACTCAAAAACGCCAATGGCATTGAGAAAGAAGTTTTGTTTTTGGAGCTGATGCTGGCCCACCACCGCGCCGCAATTCCCATGGCCTGGTTTGCAAACCGCAACGGTGAAACAAGCCTGGTCAAAGCCCTGGCCAGCGCCATGATTCGCGACCAAGGCATGGAAATTGGCTGGATCCAATTGAAATTACAACAACTCAAAAAATCCTGA
- the cyoC gene encoding cytochrome o ubiquinol oxidase subunit III: MSDLVMNSAMNAAGTASADPSSRYYVKDHHPKNGSSLGFWIYLMSDCLIFACLFATYAVIGRNYAGGPTGAEIFDLNLVALNTAFLLLSSITYGVAMVGMQNRNLKKTIQWLAITGVLGLAFLAVEIYEFWHFISIGATPQTSGFLTAFFALVGTHGLHVFFGIIWLVVLLFQLNKHGLIVENRRRVMCLSMFWHFLDVIWIGVFTFVYLMGVLP, translated from the coding sequence ATGTCTGATTTAGTGATGAATTCAGCGATGAATGCAGCCGGGACTGCATCGGCTGATCCAAGTTCACGTTATTACGTGAAAGATCACCACCCGAAAAACGGTTCCTCGCTAGGTTTCTGGATTTACCTGATGAGCGACTGCCTTATTTTCGCTTGTCTGTTTGCAACCTACGCGGTCATTGGTCGCAACTACGCCGGTGGCCCGACGGGCGCGGAAATTTTCGATCTGAATTTGGTGGCCCTGAACACAGCATTCCTGTTGCTCAGTTCAATCACCTATGGCGTGGCTATGGTGGGCATGCAAAACCGCAACCTGAAGAAAACCATTCAGTGGCTTGCCATCACCGGCGTGCTTGGTCTGGCATTTCTGGCTGTTGAAATCTACGAATTTTGGCATTTCATCAGCATTGGTGCCACACCGCAAACCAGTGGTTTCCTGACCGCCTTCTTTGCACTGGTGGGTACCCATGGTTTGCACGTGTTCTTCGGCATCATCTGGCTGGTGGTGTTGTTGTTCCAATTGAACAAGCACGGTCTTATTGTTGAAAACCGCCGCCGCGTGATGTGCCTTTCCATGTTCTGGCACTTCCTCGACGTGATCTGGATCGGTGTGTTTACCTTCGTTTATTTGATGGGAGTATTGCCATGA
- a CDS encoding LVIVD repeat-containing protein: MLKKPTQVVLAALLLPTLVAGCLGGSDSSSSTSGGRTNPSQVVDGLNVTATPQGQCGPGAKPETGMQGRVSQADHDAGLAAAGFSCNTQMVGSFAPERVIGTVGGFKVERYRDKAGRDCAFADSTLLFPTNILDMELGVNVFDMSDPTRPVRTARLVTPAMLSPHESLVVSQEGGVLAAVLGNPAFGPGIVDIYDVSEDCRNPVLKSSTPLGLFGHESGISPDGKTFFSGSPSTSTLVALDISNPSLPHPLWAGQYSSHGLSISPDGNRAYVASIGDPAGMLILDISEIQARKANPQVREVSRLTWDTVTIPQNAIPFTRNGKQYVMEVDEYSGGNGGPIPVGIHGPNVGAARIIDISDETKPKVISNLRLDVHNIANREEIASDPGAQNPTGGYAGHYCNIPTRVNPTIVACSMILSGLRIFDIRDPANPVEVAYFNAPVKPRVLTLPAPASNWAMSSPAFVPERKEIWYTDGYQGFYVVKVTNNAWK; encoded by the coding sequence ATGTTGAAAAAACCGACACAAGTGGTACTGGCTGCCTTGTTGTTACCTACACTGGTAGCAGGTTGTCTGGGTGGTTCAGACAGCAGCAGTTCAACAAGCGGCGGGCGAACAAACCCAAGCCAAGTGGTAGATGGTTTGAATGTAACTGCCACCCCGCAAGGTCAATGTGGTCCGGGCGCAAAGCCTGAAACAGGCATGCAGGGTCGCGTTTCACAAGCTGATCACGATGCCGGTCTGGCTGCTGCGGGTTTTTCATGCAACACACAAATGGTAGGCTCGTTCGCGCCCGAACGAGTGATAGGTACTGTGGGCGGCTTCAAGGTGGAACGCTACCGTGACAAAGCAGGCCGCGACTGTGCATTTGCCGACAGCACCTTGCTGTTCCCCACCAATATTCTGGACATGGAACTGGGCGTGAATGTGTTCGACATGAGCGACCCCACCAGGCCTGTGCGTACTGCCCGCCTTGTTACGCCTGCCATGCTGTCGCCGCATGAATCGCTGGTGGTCAGCCAGGAAGGTGGTGTGTTGGCAGCCGTGTTGGGTAACCCCGCATTTGGCCCAGGCATTGTGGATATTTACGATGTGTCAGAAGACTGTCGCAACCCCGTGTTGAAATCGTCCACGCCTTTGGGTTTGTTTGGCCATGAAAGCGGTATTTCACCCGATGGAAAAACATTCTTCTCGGGTTCACCCTCCACCTCCACACTGGTGGCGCTCGACATTTCCAATCCCAGCCTGCCGCACCCATTGTGGGCCGGGCAATATTCATCACATGGCTTGTCGATCAGCCCTGATGGCAACCGCGCTTATGTAGCCAGCATCGGTGACCCGGCTGGCATGCTGATTCTTGATATTTCAGAAATTCAAGCCCGCAAAGCCAACCCGCAAGTACGTGAAGTTTCACGACTGACTTGGGACACTGTAACAATTCCACAAAACGCCATCCCGTTTACTCGAAACGGCAAGCAATATGTGATGGAGGTGGATGAGTATTCAGGCGGCAATGGCGGCCCTATTCCTGTCGGTATTCATGGTCCCAACGTGGGCGCTGCACGCATTATCGACATTTCGGATGAAACAAAACCCAAAGTGATTTCGAACTTGCGGCTCGATGTGCACAACATCGCCAACCGCGAAGAAATTGCAAGTGACCCCGGTGCGCAGAACCCCACTGGCGGGTACGCTGGGCACTACTGCAACATTCCTACGCGCGTCAACCCAACCATTGTGGCGTGCAGCATGATTTTGTCAGGCTTGAGGATTTTTGATATTCGCGACCCAGCCAACCCTGTTGAAGTGGCTTACTTCAATGCGCCAGTGAAACCGCGTGTGTTAACGTTGCCGGCACCTGCCAGCAACTGGGCCATGTCCAGCCCGGCTTTTGTACCCGAGCGCAAGGAAATTTGGTACACCGATGGCTATCAGGGCTTTTATGTGGTCAAGGTGACCAACAACGCATGGAAATAA
- the cyoD gene encoding cytochrome o ubiquinol oxidase subunit IV, with translation MSAHPHNANDHHDHHDDEDEVHVSMRDYTIGFVLAVILTVIPFALVMGGVFESSTTTALVILALGAVQMVVHMVYFLHMNSKSEGGWTMLALMFTLIIVVITLVGSIWVMYHLNTNMMPGMNHEAIESIQQLK, from the coding sequence ATGAGCGCACATCCACACAACGCCAACGACCATCACGACCACCACGATGATGAAGATGAAGTACATGTCAGCATGCGCGATTACACCATCGGCTTTGTGCTTGCAGTTATCCTGACGGTAATCCCGTTCGCCTTGGTCATGGGCGGGGTATTTGAAAGTTCAACCACCACGGCTTTGGTGATTCTGGCGCTAGGTGCTGTTCAAATGGTGGTGCACATGGTTTACTTCCTGCACATGAACAGCAAATCGGAAGGTGGCTGGACCATGCTGGCCTTGATGTTCACCCTGATTATTGTGGTGATCACGCTGGTGGGTTCAATTTGGGTGATGTACCACTTGAACACCAATATGATGCCGGGCATGAATCACGAGGCCATTGAGTCGATTCAACAGTTGAAGTGA
- the cyoB gene encoding cytochrome o ubiquinol oxidase subunit I, with protein MTQYPIETSPIFGRLTLNAIPYYDPIIMGTLAVTILIGITLLALIHKNRLWGTLWNDWFTSIDHKKIGIMYMILGLVMMLRGFADAIMMRAQQAIAFNGNEGFLPPHHYDQIFTAHGVIMIFFVAMPLITGLMNYLIPLQIGARDVAFPFLNNFSFWMTAMGAALIMASLFVGEFAMTGWLAYPPLSGIFQSPYVGVDYYIWALQIAGVGTLLSGVNLIVTIVKMRAPGMSLMKMPIFTWTSLCANVLIVAAFPVLTAVLGMLTMDRYLGTNFFTNDLGGNSMMYVNLIWIWGHPEVYILILPLFGVFSEVVSTFSCKRLFGYSSMVYATVVITILSYLVWLHHFFTMGSGASVNAFFGITTMIISIPTGAKIFNWLFTMYKGKISFELPMMWTIAFMITFVIGGMTGVLLAVPPADFVLHNSLFLIAHFHNVIIGGVLFGLFAAINFWAPKALGVKLNEFWGKVSFWFWVIGFYFAFMPLYVLGLMGVTRRMSQFEDPSLQIWFQIAALGAAMIAVGIAAMIMQFYATYRDRAKLRDTTGDPWGGRTLEWATSSPPAEYNFAFTPVVYDTDAWADMKKNGYKRPTNGFVDIHMPKNTAAGFIISAISAVIGFALIWHIWWLAAGGSVALLVAVIAHTFNYKRDFYIKADEVARTEDARTKLEQAHV; from the coding sequence ATGACTCAGTATCCAATTGAAACAAGCCCGATATTCGGGCGGCTAACACTCAACGCGATCCCGTATTACGACCCCATTATTATGGGTACGCTGGCAGTGACCATTCTGATCGGGATCACACTGCTGGCCTTGATTCACAAGAATCGTTTGTGGGGTACTTTGTGGAACGACTGGTTCACCAGCATTGACCACAAAAAAATCGGCATCATGTACATGATTTTGGGGTTGGTCATGATGTTGCGTGGCTTTGCAGACGCCATCATGATGCGTGCCCAACAAGCCATTGCCTTCAACGGCAATGAAGGCTTTTTGCCACCGCATCACTACGATCAAATTTTCACGGCCCACGGCGTGATCATGATTTTCTTTGTGGCCATGCCTTTGATCACGGGCCTGATGAACTACCTGATCCCCTTGCAAATTGGTGCACGCGATGTTGCGTTCCCGTTCCTGAACAACTTCAGTTTCTGGATGACGGCCATGGGTGCTGCGCTGATCATGGCATCCCTGTTCGTGGGCGAGTTCGCAATGACCGGCTGGTTGGCCTACCCACCTTTGTCTGGAATTTTCCAGAGTCCGTATGTGGGGGTTGACTATTACATCTGGGCCCTACAAATAGCGGGGGTCGGTACCCTGCTGTCGGGTGTTAACCTGATCGTGACTATTGTGAAAATGCGTGCCCCTGGCATGAGCCTGATGAAAATGCCGATTTTCACCTGGACATCGCTGTGTGCCAACGTGTTGATTGTTGCTGCCTTCCCGGTATTGACTGCCGTATTGGGCATGTTGACCATGGACCGTTATTTGGGCACCAACTTCTTCACGAACGATCTGGGTGGCAACTCCATGATGTACGTGAACCTGATCTGGATTTGGGGACACCCCGAGGTTTACATCCTGATCCTGCCGCTGTTTGGCGTGTTCTCTGAAGTGGTGTCCACGTTCAGCTGCAAGCGCTTGTTTGGTTATAGCTCCATGGTGTACGCCACGGTCGTAATTACCATTCTTTCCTACCTGGTTTGGTTGCACCACTTCTTCACCATGGGCAGTGGCGCCAGTGTCAATGCGTTCTTCGGCATTACCACCATGATTATTTCCATCCCCACGGGTGCGAAAATATTCAACTGGCTATTCACCATGTACAAAGGAAAAATCAGTTTCGAGTTGCCCATGATGTGGACCATTGCCTTCATGATTACTTTCGTAATCGGTGGCATGACAGGTGTGTTGCTGGCCGTACCACCCGCTGACTTTGTGTTGCACAACAGCCTGTTCCTGATTGCTCACTTCCACAATGTGATTATTGGTGGCGTGTTGTTTGGCCTGTTCGCAGCCATCAACTTTTGGGCACCCAAAGCGCTGGGCGTAAAGCTCAATGAATTCTGGGGCAAGGTGTCCTTCTGGTTCTGGGTCATTGGTTTCTACTTCGCCTTCATGCCACTGTATGTGTTGGGCCTCATGGGTGTTACACGTCGCATGAGCCAGTTTGAAGATCCGTCCCTGCAAATCTGGTTCCAGATTGCAGCCCTGGGTGCAGCCATGATTGCAGTGGGTATTGCCGCCATGATCATGCAGTTCTACGCAACATACCGTGATCGCGCCAAGTTGCGCGACACCACCGGTGACCCCTGGGGTGGTCGTACGCTGGAGTGGGCAACTTCAAGCCCGCCCGCAGAGTACAACTTTGCGTTTACTCCCGTGGTGTACGACACCGATGCGTGGGCTGACATGAAAAAGAATGGCTACAAGCGCCCAACAAATGGTTTTGTTGATATTCACATGCCCAAGAACACCGCTGCAGGCTTCATTATTTCTGCAATCAGCGCGGTCATTGGTTTTGCCCTGATCTGGCACATTTGGTGGCTGGCCGCAGGTGGTTCAGTGGCCTTGTTGGTGGCTGTGATTGCACACACATTCAATTACAAACGCGACTTCTATATCAAGGCCGACGAAGTGGCCCGCACGGAAGACGCGCGCACGAAACTGGAGCAAGCCCATGTCTGA
- the cyoA gene encoding ubiquinol oxidase subunit II encodes MFKPLKRSLLLLVPLFLLAGCNTIVMNPKGDIASQQADLIVLSTVLMLIIIVPVIFLTCFFAWKYRKANSQAEYDPEWDHSTKLELVIWGAPLLIIIILGLVTWVSTHKLDPYRPLDRIDASTPLPADHKPLVVQVTSLDWKWLFIYPEQGIATVNELVTPVNVPVRFKITSSTVMNSFYIPALAGQIYSMPGMETTLNAVINEQGEWEGFSANYSGAGFSHMRFKYRGVSQDEFDNWVARNKSYGKELDRAAYLELEKPTTKHPVEYYGKVEQNLFHAIVNRCVVEGTVCMDTQMMADSMRNRTNLSADELAILINEAMCTIAPNADALPLITSSKKNGYDSVSN; translated from the coding sequence ATGTTCAAGCCACTGAAACGTAGTCTTTTGTTGCTGGTGCCGCTTTTCCTGCTTGCAGGTTGTAACACCATTGTGATGAACCCCAAGGGGGATATCGCATCGCAACAGGCCGATTTGATCGTGCTTTCCACAGTGTTGATGCTGATCATCATTGTGCCGGTTATTTTCCTCACTTGCTTTTTTGCATGGAAGTATCGCAAGGCCAACTCGCAAGCTGAGTACGATCCTGAATGGGACCACTCCACCAAGCTGGAGCTGGTTATCTGGGGCGCGCCTTTGCTGATCATCATTATTCTGGGCTTGGTCACTTGGGTAAGTACCCACAAACTCGACCCCTATCGCCCATTGGATCGGATTGACGCGAGCACACCGCTGCCAGCTGACCACAAACCACTGGTGGTTCAAGTGACATCGCTGGACTGGAAGTGGTTGTTCATTTACCCCGAGCAAGGAATTGCGACCGTGAATGAGCTGGTAACCCCAGTGAATGTGCCCGTGCGCTTCAAGATTACTTCCAGCACCGTAATGAATTCGTTCTACATTCCTGCGCTGGCCGGTCAAATTTACTCCATGCCCGGCATGGAAACTACTTTGAATGCGGTGATCAACGAGCAAGGCGAGTGGGAAGGCTTTTCGGCCAATTACAGTGGTGCCGGTTTTTCACACATGCGCTTCAAATACCGCGGCGTTAGTCAGGATGAGTTTGACAATTGGGTAGCGCGCAACAAATCGTATGGCAAAGAGCTGGACCGTGCAGCCTACCTTGAACTCGAGAAGCCCACCACCAAGCACCCCGTGGAGTACTACGGCAAGGTGGAGCAAAACCTGTTTCACGCCATTGTGAACCGTTGCGTAGTCGAAGGCACGGTGTGTATGGACACACAAATGATGGCGGATTCCATGCGCAATCGCACCAATTTGTCAGCCGACGAACTGGCAATCCTGATCAATGAAGCCATGTGCACCATTGCACCCAACGCGGACGCGCTTCCACTCATTACTTCATCCAAGAAGAACGGCTATGACTCAGTATCCAATTGA
- a CDS encoding NAD(P)H-dependent flavin oxidoreductase, whose amino-acid sequence MIFNTQYPLVQAPMAGVQTSALCIAVSNAGGLGSLPCAMLTASQLRTELLAIQEGTKRPYNVNFFAHTPPEIDAARNLKWKNALAPYYSEMGLNIEEFPSGQGRTPFNAESAELLEEFKPPYVSFHFGLPKPELLKRVKAMGAQIISSATTVDEALWLQAQGCDFIIAQGLEAGGHRGHFLNHDLNLQMGTFALLPQIVKAVNVPVIAAGGIASSKGVTAAMALGAGAVQVGTAYLLAPECSTSAIHRKALQSEAARHTALTNLFSGRPARGIVNRVMRELGALSEFPPEFPLATPGIAPLRAKAESMGSGDFSPLWAGQNASECKNASAAMITHELAQGF is encoded by the coding sequence ATGATTTTCAACACGCAATACCCGCTTGTGCAGGCGCCCATGGCGGGTGTGCAAACCAGTGCGCTGTGCATTGCGGTCAGCAATGCCGGCGGCTTGGGCTCCCTGCCCTGCGCCATGCTCACTGCCAGCCAACTTCGCACCGAATTACTGGCCATCCAGGAAGGCACCAAGAGGCCTTACAACGTTAATTTTTTTGCCCATACTCCACCGGAAATAGACGCGGCGCGCAACCTGAAATGGAAAAACGCACTGGCACCTTATTACAGTGAAATGGGCTTGAACATTGAAGAGTTTCCAAGTGGCCAGGGCCGAACACCGTTCAATGCAGAATCAGCTGAACTGCTCGAGGAATTCAAGCCGCCCTACGTCAGCTTTCATTTTGGTTTGCCCAAACCTGAATTGCTGAAGCGCGTGAAAGCCATGGGTGCACAAATTATTTCATCTGCGACCACGGTGGACGAGGCACTTTGGCTTCAAGCCCAAGGTTGCGACTTCATCATCGCCCAAGGTTTGGAAGCTGGCGGACACCGCGGGCACTTTCTGAACCATGATTTAAACCTGCAAATGGGCACATTTGCGCTGTTGCCGCAAATCGTCAAAGCTGTAAATGTACCCGTGATAGCCGCTGGAGGAATTGCCAGTTCAAAGGGCGTAACCGCAGCCATGGCTTTGGGTGCAGGTGCAGTGCAAGTGGGTACCGCCTACCTGCTGGCACCGGAATGCAGCACCAGCGCCATTCACAGAAAAGCATTGCAAAGTGAGGCTGCACGCCACACGGCATTGACCAACCTGTTCAGTGGCAGGCCTGCACGCGGCATTGTGAACCGGGTGATGCGTGAACTGGGTGCCCTGTCTGAATTCCCACCCGAATTTCCATTGGCCACACCCGGTATTGCGCCACTGCGGGCCAAGGCAGAAAGCATGGGTTCAGGCGACTTTTCGCCCCTGTGGGCCGGGCAAAATGCCAGTGAATGCAAAAATGCGAGCGCTGCGATGATTACCCACGAGCTCGCGCAGGGATTTTAG
- a CDS encoding MFS transporter produces MSGTSTIHAEQGVTPGHHGSNSNVTPGEIAIGVVIGRASEYFDFFVYAIASVLVFPAVFFPFEDPLTGTLYSFLIFSFAFVARPLGTVALMMVQQKFGRETKLTVALFMLGISTAGIAFLPSYASLGAAAIVLLAVLRIGQGLAFGGSWDGLPSLLALNAPENKRGWYAMLGQLGAPIGFIIAAGLFAYLLSALSTADFLDWGWRYPFYVAFAINVVALFARLRLVATSEYARLLEERELQPVKVTEIVGSQGHNILVGALAALASYALFHVVTVFPLSWIALHSERSISEFLVIQIAGAVLAAGAVVLSGVIADKLGRRNTLGFLAILIALFSFFVPHMMGGGDNGQTAFILIGFVLLGLSYGQAAGAVTANFKAKYRYMGAALTSDLAWLVGAGFAPLVALGLAAHFGLEYVSLYLLSGAVGSLAALSLNRALELKD; encoded by the coding sequence ATGTCCGGCACAAGTACAATTCACGCGGAACAAGGCGTCACACCGGGCCACCATGGCAGCAACAGCAACGTCACACCTGGCGAAATTGCCATTGGGGTGGTTATCGGGCGGGCTTCTGAATATTTCGACTTTTTTGTGTATGCAATTGCCTCGGTGTTGGTGTTTCCTGCGGTGTTTTTCCCGTTTGAAGATCCGCTCACCGGCACGCTTTACTCTTTCCTGATTTTTTCATTCGCCTTCGTCGCCCGCCCCTTGGGCACTGTGGCCTTGATGATGGTGCAACAAAAATTCGGGCGAGAAACCAAATTGACTGTAGCTCTGTTCATGCTGGGTATTTCCACGGCGGGTATTGCTTTCTTGCCCAGCTATGCTTCGCTGGGCGCTGCTGCCATTGTGTTACTGGCTGTGCTTCGAATTGGTCAAGGCCTCGCGTTTGGCGGCTCCTGGGACGGGTTGCCTTCACTCTTGGCCTTGAATGCCCCTGAAAACAAACGGGGCTGGTACGCCATGTTGGGCCAACTGGGAGCCCCAATCGGCTTCATCATCGCGGCTGGTTTGTTTGCCTATCTGTTGTCTGCGTTATCGACAGCCGACTTCCTGGACTGGGGCTGGCGCTACCCCTTTTACGTGGCATTTGCCATCAACGTGGTAGCCCTGTTTGCACGCCTGCGCTTGGTGGCCACCAGTGAATACGCACGCTTGCTCGAAGAGCGCGAACTACAACCCGTGAAAGTCACTGAAATTGTGGGCTCGCAAGGCCACAATATTTTGGTGGGTGCTTTGGCTGCATTGGCCAGTTACGCGCTGTTCCATGTGGTTACCGTGTTCCCGCTGTCCTGGATTGCCCTGCACTCCGAACGCTCTATTTCCGAATTTCTGGTCATTCAAATTGCAGGCGCGGTGTTGGCTGCCGGTGCTGTGGTACTCAGTGGCGTGATCGCCGACAAACTGGGTCGCAGAAACACCCTGGGCTTCCTGGCAATTTTGATTGCTTTGTTCAGCTTCTTCGTGCCCCACATGATGGGCGGTGGCGACAACGGGCAAACCGCATTTATCCTGATCGGTTTCGTTCTGCTGGGTTTGTCTTATGGCCAGGCTGCTGGTGCAGTAACTGCCAACTTCAAGGCCAAGTACCGCTACATGGGTGCTGCGCTTACCTCCGATTTGGCCTGGCTGGTGGGCGCGGGTTTTGCGCCACTGGTGGCCTTGGGTTTGGCCGCGCATTTCGGTTTGGAATACGTCAGCCTTTACCTGCTTTCAGGCGCTGTGGGCTCACTGGCTGCGCTTAGCCTGAACCGTGCACTTGAACTGAAAGACTAA
- a CDS encoding MBL fold metallo-hydrolase: MKIHHMNCGTMCPICKRLINGSGGFFERANMVCHCLLVESEQGLILVDTGVGTGDVLEPNRRLGAGFVAMLAPQLKMEETAIEQVKGLGFNASDVKHIVPTHLDLDHAGGLSDFPEAKVHVFEPEHRHAIKPSLRDSLRFRKAQFEHGPKWVIHSKPAETWFGFQAIRPIAGIELLMVPLIGHTRGHVGVAVKQGKDRGNKWLLHCGDAYFHRSEVALKHEDPMPAGVAFFEKLVQTLPAERVATQARLRELVKSSGDEVELFCAHDPVEYARYS, from the coding sequence ATGAAAATTCACCACATGAATTGCGGCACCATGTGCCCGATTTGCAAACGTTTGATCAATGGCAGTGGTGGTTTTTTTGAAAGGGCGAATATGGTGTGCCATTGTTTGCTGGTGGAGAGTGAGCAGGGGCTGATTTTGGTGGACACGGGCGTAGGCACAGGTGATGTGCTGGAGCCCAACCGACGCTTGGGTGCTGGCTTTGTAGCCATGTTGGCGCCGCAACTGAAAATGGAAGAAACGGCAATCGAACAGGTGAAGGGTTTGGGGTTCAATGCCAGCGATGTCAAACACATTGTGCCCACGCATCTCGACCTGGACCATGCCGGTGGTTTAAGCGATTTTCCAGAGGCCAAAGTACATGTGTTTGAGCCCGAGCATCGCCATGCGATCAAGCCGAGCCTTCGTGATTCCCTGCGTTTCAGAAAAGCGCAGTTCGAGCATGGGCCCAAGTGGGTTATTCATTCAAAGCCTGCGGAAACCTGGTTTGGCTTTCAAGCCATTCGCCCCATTGCCGGGATAGAGCTGTTGATGGTGCCCTTGATTGGCCACACGCGCGGCCACGTTGGCGTGGCCGTGAAGCAGGGCAAGGACAGGGGCAACAAGTGGTTATTGCATTGTGGCGATGCTTATTTTCATCGCAGTGAAGTGGCCTTGAAGCATGAAGACCCCATGCCCGCAGGCGTCGCATTCTTTGAAAAACTGGTGCAAACGTTACCGGCAGAGCGGGTGGCCACACAGGCACGTTTGCGTGAGCTGGTCAAAAGCAGTGGCGATGAAGTTGAGCTGTTTTGCGCGCATGACCCCGTGGAGTATGCGCGCTACAGTTGA
- a CDS encoding enoyl-CoA hydratase/isomerase family protein encodes MEIIQTEMMSMNFQYLNLEVAERVATVTINRPDKGNALAPDVLEEVTHMFNALGMRQDVNVIVFTGGERYFSAGFDLNEIRKLEKVSNEAYTALFHRAYRAILFCEQPVICAVGGAAIAGGFDLTMMCDIRYASTRAKFGQREIVLSLTPIMDPLWRIIGMGRAKEVALTGRIYDAAEAERMGYVSKVFPEGELLSSVAQIAREMAQYDRACLAETKRLSNVVLNQDLDMSMRTQEWLFRSYIGSEDNHQRIDALQAQLAAARKAKS; translated from the coding sequence ATGGAAATAATTCAAACGGAAATGATGTCAATGAACTTTCAGTATCTCAATCTAGAGGTGGCCGAACGCGTGGCCACAGTCACCATCAACCGCCCAGACAAAGGCAATGCACTGGCCCCCGATGTACTGGAGGAAGTGACCCACATGTTCAATGCGCTGGGTATGCGCCAGGATGTGAATGTGATTGTGTTCACCGGGGGTGAGCGCTACTTTTCAGCAGGCTTTGATTTGAATGAAATTCGCAAGCTGGAGAAGGTTAGCAACGAGGCTTACACTGCTTTGTTTCACCGCGCCTACCGCGCCATCCTGTTTTGTGAGCAGCCTGTAATATGCGCCGTGGGTGGTGCAGCAATTGCTGGCGGCTTTGATTTGACCATGATGTGCGACATCCGCTATGCCTCCACTCGTGCCAAGTTTGGACAACGCGAAATTGTGCTGTCACTGACCCCCATCATGGATCCGCTGTGGCGCATCATTGGCATGGGACGTGCCAAGGAAGTGGCGCTGACTGGTCGTATTTACGATGCGGCAGAAGCCGAGCGCATGGGCTATGTCAGCAAGGTGTTTCCAGAAGGCGAATTGCTCAGCTCCGTTGCGCAAATTGCGCGTGAAATGGCGCAATACGACCGCGCCTGTCTGGCTGAAACGAAACGACTGTCCAATGTGGTGTTGAACCAGGATTTGGACATGTCCATGCGCACGCAGGAATGGTTGTTCAGAAGTTACATTGGTTCCGAGGACAACCACCAGCGCATCGATGCGCTGCAAGCGCAATTGGCTGCAGCACGAAAAGCAAAAAGTTAA